One segment of Actinomycetota bacterium DNA contains the following:
- a CDS encoding ABC transporter substrate-binding protein, whose amino-acid sequence MPWRAGHGRARGRLALVLVLAVCLPACIFTGHPRAKPASPRPTPPPGDLRIGIRPPTTLDPALRVNPSDLLVAEQIFEPLVGYDRQTYALVPKLAERWEVQDNGTRFVFHLRPDARFQNGVTVTAGDVAFALNRLAQKATDSSLAYLLKPVQGFDDVNVSATATSLSGVQALDPHTLQITITSPWVDFPYVLTDPATAPLPADQVQADPSGFMKRPVGSGPYELTSNSGLKGPLTLRRSPDYWGPAPAIPEVTLVVSPSPNAVLNDLHSGRVDVGEVPPDAMSSAVAQFGSRGFGPLAGGLYLGFNLQDPAVSDPRLREAVSFALDRKSLASQVYGNVLTPATSIVPPGLPGHSDLACATTCTYQPDQARALVKAAFPNASNGGPSIAFDYPAGGPSDALAQAMAADLKAVGITLQLRPHSPADYLAMLNSNSQEMFLLVWVADYPLADWFLTPLFSSQSLDNHTGYSDGAVQYVLHAARGVSDTAQSLLLYRYVEGKVLSDMAVAPIGFYRNHDAADARVHGFYVDLLGGFEVSRLSLAP is encoded by the coding sequence TTGCCTTGGCGGGCCGGCCACGGCCGGGCTCGCGGCCGTCTGGCGCTGGTCCTGGTGCTGGCGGTCTGCCTCCCGGCCTGCATCTTCACGGGGCATCCGCGGGCGAAACCGGCCTCACCCCGGCCCACCCCGCCACCGGGCGACCTGCGGATCGGCATCCGGCCGCCCACCACGCTCGACCCGGCCCTGCGGGTCAACCCCTCCGACTTGCTGGTGGCGGAGCAGATCTTCGAGCCGCTGGTGGGCTACGACCGCCAGACCTATGCCCTGGTCCCCAAGCTGGCCGAGCGCTGGGAGGTGCAGGACAATGGCACCCGGTTCGTGTTCCACCTCCGCCCGGACGCCCGGTTCCAGAACGGGGTGACGGTCACCGCGGGCGACGTGGCCTTCGCCCTCAACCGCCTCGCCCAGAAGGCCACCGACTCCAGCCTTGCCTACCTGCTGAAACCGGTCCAGGGCTTCGATGACGTCAACGTCTCCGCCACGGCCACCTCATTGTCCGGCGTCCAGGCCCTGGACCCGCACACACTGCAGATCACGATCACCAGCCCCTGGGTGGACTTCCCGTACGTCCTGACCGATCCGGCAACCGCCCCGCTGCCCGCCGACCAGGTCCAGGCCGACCCGAGCGGGTTCATGAAGCGCCCGGTGGGCTCGGGACCGTACGAGCTCACCTCAAACAGCGGCCTGAAAGGCCCGCTGACCCTGCGCCGGTCGCCCGACTACTGGGGGCCGGCGCCCGCGATCCCTGAGGTGACGCTGGTGGTCAGCCCGTCGCCCAATGCGGTGTTGAACGACCTGCACTCCGGCCGGGTGGACGTGGGTGAGGTCCCGCCCGACGCCATGTCCTCGGCAGTGGCCCAGTTCGGGAGCCGGGGCTTCGGCCCGCTGGCCGGGGGGCTCTACCTGGGTTTCAACCTCCAGGACCCGGCAGTGAGCGACCCCCGGCTGCGGGAGGCGGTCAGCTTCGCCCTCGACCGGAAGTCGCTGGCGTCCCAGGTGTACGGCAACGTGCTCACCCCGGCGACGAGCATCGTCCCCCCCGGGCTCCCGGGCCACAGCGACCTGGCGTGCGCCACCACCTGCACCTACCAGCCCGACCAGGCCAGGGCGCTGGTGAAGGCGGCGTTCCCCAACGCTTCCAATGGCGGGCCGAGCATCGCCTTCGACTACCCGGCCGGGGGGCCGAGCGACGCCCTCGCCCAGGCCATGGCCGCCGACCTGAAGGCGGTGGGGATCACCCTGCAGCTCCGGCCGCACTCGCCTGCCGACTACCTGGCCATGCTCAACTCCAACAGCCAGGAGATGTTCCTCCTGGTGTGGGTGGCCGACTACCCCCTGGCGGACTGGTTCCTGACCCCGCTGTTCTCCAGCCAGTCGCTGGACAACCACACCGGCTACTCCGACGGGGCGGTGCAGTACGTGCTCCATGCCGCCCGGGGGGTCAGCGACACCGCGCAGAGCCTGCTGCTGTACCGCTACGTCGAGGGCAAGGTGCTGTCCGACATGGCCGTGGCCCCGATCGGCTTCTACCGCAACCACGACGCCGCCGACGCCCGGGTGCACGGCTTCTACGTGGACCTGCTGGGCGGCTTCGAAGTATCCCGGCTGAGCTTGGCGCCGTAG
- a CDS encoding ABC transporter substrate-binding protein translates to MVSLALVAAACSRAGTASGGRGTFRMAIDQPATLDPPLASSGSESLLVKALFDGLVSYDPTTEAVMPDVATSWDVNPANTVFTFHLRTDARFSDGERVTAASFVRGMTRALSPAIAAAPGSLSGELDGIAGAGDVTRGRATTLSGARALGTDTLRIHLSAPDAEFLIRCGDTPFFPVPSPATVADAQPSWADSPVGDGPFALAPTPAGGWLHSPSVVLVPNRHHPTPTPHVAEVVARVYPSTWAGESAWDAGAVDWAPVVPTATAQVEALGKKSFIEGPLGATAFLAVGLGALAPPTSSAAADVREAFSRAIDRPRIAASVFGGSAAPAVGLVPPTVPGSASTALASPTPGQQFPDQIVVAPGPGAPCTACAYDPAQARRLLAAARVALAGRFPLYYAAGVGEDAWMQAVAGDLRVTLGIDAQAVPVAVQPRVALVRGEAAAAVQGPTPAGVAVDAVLRYPTPDAALARVAGTGGDLNLTGFSSPALDASLAAARAITRPAARASAYTQAERDALATLPVIPLFWPGGVRLARLARWSGLGMDPFGDPTLRTVALRG, encoded by the coding sequence GTGGTCAGCCTCGCCCTGGTGGCGGCCGCTTGTTCGCGGGCCGGGACGGCGTCCGGCGGCCGGGGCACCTTCCGGATGGCGATCGACCAGCCGGCCACACTCGACCCGCCCCTGGCATCCTCGGGTTCCGAATCGCTGCTGGTCAAGGCGCTGTTCGACGGGCTGGTGAGCTACGACCCGACCACCGAGGCGGTCATGCCCGACGTGGCCACGTCGTGGGACGTCAACCCCGCCAACACCGTCTTCACGTTCCACCTGCGCACCGACGCCCGGTTCTCGGACGGGGAGCGGGTCACCGCCGCCAGCTTCGTCCGGGGGATGACCCGGGCGCTCAGCCCCGCCATCGCGGCGGCCCCGGGCAGCCTGAGCGGGGAGCTGGACGGGATCGCCGGGGCGGGCGACGTGACCAGAGGCCGGGCCACCACGCTGTCCGGTGCGCGGGCGCTCGGCACGGACACCCTGCGGATCCACCTCAGCGCTCCCGACGCCGAGTTCCTCATCCGGTGCGGGGACACGCCGTTCTTCCCCGTGCCCAGCCCGGCAACCGTCGCCGACGCGCAGCCGTCCTGGGCGGACTCGCCGGTGGGGGACGGGCCGTTCGCCCTGGCACCGACGCCGGCGGGGGGGTGGCTCCACAGCCCCTCGGTCGTCCTGGTGCCGAACAGGCACCACCCGACGCCCACGCCGCATGTCGCCGAGGTCGTGGCCCGGGTCTACCCCTCCACCTGGGCGGGGGAGAGCGCCTGGGACGCCGGCGCGGTGGACTGGGCGCCGGTGGTGCCCACCGCCACGGCCCAGGTGGAGGCACTCGGCAAGAAGAGCTTCATCGAAGGGCCGCTGGGGGCGACCGCGTTCCTGGCCGTGGGCCTCGGGGCGCTCGCCCCGCCGACGTCCAGCGCGGCGGCGGACGTGCGGGAGGCCTTCTCCCGGGCGATCGACCGGCCCCGGATCGCGGCGTCAGTCTTCGGGGGGAGCGCCGCCCCGGCGGTCGGGCTGGTGCCGCCCACCGTGCCCGGCTCGGCCTCCACCGCCCTGGCCAGCCCCACCCCCGGCCAGCAGTTCCCGGACCAGATCGTGGTGGCGCCCGGGCCGGGCGCGCCGTGCACCGCCTGTGCCTATGACCCTGCCCAGGCCCGGCGCCTGCTCGCTGCCGCCCGGGTGGCGCTTGCCGGCAGGTTCCCGCTGTACTACGCCGCCGGGGTTGGGGAGGATGCCTGGATGCAGGCGGTGGCAGGCGACCTGCGGGTGACCCTCGGCATCGACGCCCAGGCCGTTCCGGTGGCGGTCCAGCCTCGGGTGGCCCTCGTCCGCGGGGAGGCCGCCGCCGCGGTCCAGGGCCCCACCCCCGCCGGCGTGGCGGTGGATGCGGTGCTGCGCTACCCGACGCCCGACGCCGCCCTCGCCCGCGTCGCGGGCACCGGGGGGGACCTGAACCTCACTGGCTTTTCCTCCCCGGCCCTCGACGCGTCGTTGGCCGCAGCCCGGGCGATCACCCGCCCGGCAGCCCGGGCCTCCGCCTACACGCAGGCTGAACGGGACGCCCTCGCCACCCTCCCGGTGATCCCGCTCTTCTGGCCGGGCGGGGTCCGCCTCGCCCGCCTGGCCCGCTGGTCGGGGCTGGGGATGGACCCCTTCGGTGACCCGACCCTGCGCACCGTGGCGCTGCGGGGCTGA
- the secG gene encoding preprotein translocase subunit SecG, with amino-acid sequence MHWLTDLIVVIHVLVSFGLILFILLHAGRGGGLSDMFGGGMGGGLSGSSAMEKNLDRMTVILGCIFAVTTILLALRLK; translated from the coding sequence GTGCACTGGCTGACCGACCTCATCGTCGTGATCCATGTCCTCGTGAGCTTCGGGCTCATCCTGTTTATCCTGCTCCATGCCGGGCGGGGCGGCGGGCTGTCGGACATGTTCGGCGGTGGGATGGGCGGGGGCCTCTCCGGGTCGTCGGCCATGGAGAAGAACCTGGACCGCATGACGGTCATCCTGGGCTGCATCTTCGCCGTCACCACCATCCTGCTGGCCCTGCGCCTGAAGTAG
- the tpiA gene encoding triose-phosphate isomerase, which translates to MRRPVIAANWKMHKTHLEAMHFVESLRNRLGAEDYERVEVVICPPFTALRTVQTSVDSAGMAVGLGAQNMFWAESGAYTGEVSAPMLTKLGMTYVILGHSERREVFGETDEGVNRKVKAAFQHGLVPIMCVGETLAERESGGTEAKVEGQVRAGLAGVPAGKLASLVIAYEPIWAIGTGRNAYPDDAQATIAVIRATVRSVAGDVADEVRVQYGGSVKAANVAGFMSQPDIDGALVGGASLDPEEFARIVRYDQAD; encoded by the coding sequence ATGCGCCGGCCGGTCATCGCCGCCAACTGGAAGATGCACAAGACCCACCTCGAGGCGATGCACTTCGTCGAGAGCCTGCGCAACCGCCTGGGCGCCGAGGACTATGAGCGGGTGGAGGTGGTCATCTGCCCGCCGTTCACCGCCCTGCGGACGGTGCAGACCTCGGTGGACAGCGCCGGGATGGCCGTCGGCCTGGGGGCGCAGAACATGTTCTGGGCGGAGTCCGGGGCGTACACCGGAGAGGTGTCGGCGCCCATGCTCACCAAGCTGGGGATGACCTACGTGATCCTCGGGCACTCGGAGCGCCGCGAGGTGTTCGGCGAGACCGACGAGGGGGTCAACCGCAAGGTGAAGGCCGCCTTCCAACACGGCCTGGTGCCCATCATGTGCGTGGGGGAGACGCTCGCCGAGCGGGAATCCGGCGGCACCGAGGCGAAGGTCGAGGGGCAGGTCCGTGCCGGGCTGGCCGGGGTGCCGGCCGGCAAGCTGGCCTCGCTGGTCATCGCCTACGAGCCGATCTGGGCCATCGGCACCGGGCGCAACGCCTACCCGGACGACGCCCAGGCCACCATCGCAGTGATCCGGGCCACGGTGCGCTCGGTGGCGGGCGACGTTGCCGACGAGGTGCGGGTCCAGTACGGGGGCAGCGTGAAGGCGGCCAACGTCGCCGGGTTCATGAGCCAGCCCGACATCGACGGTGCCCTGGTGGGCGGAGCGAGCCTCGATCCGGAGGAGTTCGCCCGGATCGTTCGCTACGATCAGGCGGACTGA
- a CDS encoding phosphoglycerate kinase gives MNLPSLDSLPVAGRRVLVRCDLNVPLSGGEVSDDTRIRASLPTLRALIDRRATVICCSHLGRPKGVPTEKYSLAPVAQALSDLLRMKVRLTSGPAGPAEDLEGLGPDEVGLLENLRFDPGEEANDRKFAARLASLADAYVDDAFGAAHRAHASVVGVAELLPSAAGLLLMREVQVLSRLTASPDRPFVVVLGGAKVSDKIAVVGNLLRRADAILIGGAMANTFLAATGEDMGASRIEPDRIEEVRRTLAAASKAGVEIVLPTDVVVATAFDRDAEASVVAVSAIPADGMALDIGPASATRFGAWIARAATVLWNGPMGVFEWASFAEGTKAVAQSVARSNAFTVVGGGDSAAALAAFGLTESVSHLSTGGGASLEFLEGRELPGIKALQASIPAAR, from the coding sequence GTGAACCTGCCGTCGCTTGATTCGCTGCCCGTGGCCGGGCGGCGGGTCCTCGTGCGCTGCGACCTCAATGTCCCGCTGTCGGGCGGCGAGGTGTCCGACGACACCCGGATCCGGGCCAGCCTGCCCACCCTGCGGGCGCTAATCGACCGGCGGGCGACGGTGATCTGCTGCTCCCACCTCGGGCGGCCCAAGGGGGTGCCCACCGAGAAGTACTCGCTGGCGCCCGTGGCCCAGGCCCTGTCGGACCTCCTGCGCATGAAGGTCCGTCTCACCTCGGGGCCGGCGGGGCCGGCGGAGGATCTCGAGGGCCTGGGCCCCGACGAGGTCGGGCTCCTGGAGAACCTGCGCTTCGACCCGGGCGAGGAGGCCAACGACCGCAAGTTCGCCGCCCGCCTCGCCTCCTTGGCCGACGCCTACGTCGACGATGCCTTCGGGGCGGCCCACCGGGCACACGCCTCGGTGGTCGGGGTGGCAGAGCTCCTGCCGTCCGCCGCCGGGTTGCTGCTGATGCGGGAGGTCCAGGTGCTCTCCCGGCTGACGGCATCCCCCGACCGGCCGTTCGTCGTGGTGCTGGGCGGGGCCAAGGTCTCCGATAAGATCGCGGTGGTGGGCAACCTCCTGCGCCGGGCGGATGCCATCCTCATCGGTGGGGCGATGGCCAACACCTTCCTGGCGGCCACCGGCGAGGACATGGGCGCCTCCCGGATCGAGCCCGACCGCATCGAGGAGGTCCGCCGGACCCTGGCGGCGGCCTCGAAGGCCGGGGTTGAGATCGTCCTGCCCACCGACGTCGTCGTGGCCACCGCCTTCGACAGGGATGCCGAGGCATCGGTCGTGGCGGTGTCGGCGATCCCGGCGGACGGCATGGCTCTCGACATCGGTCCGGCTTCGGCAACCCGCTTCGGCGCCTGGATCGCCCGGGCGGCCACCGTGCTGTGGAACGGCCCCATGGGCGTCTTCGAGTGGGCCAGCTTCGCCGAGGGGACGAAGGCGGTGGCCCAGTCGGTGGCCAGGTCCAACGCCTTCACCGTCGTGGGGGGCGGGGACTCGGCGGCCGCCCTGGCGGCCTTCGGCCTCACCGAGTCCGTCTCGCACCTGTCCACCGGCGGCGGAGCCTCGCTCGAGTTCCTGGAGGGCCGCGAGCTCCCGGGCATCAAAGCGCTGCAGGCCAGCATCCCCGCGGCGCGCTAG
- the gap gene encoding type I glyceraldehyde-3-phosphate dehydrogenase, which produces MTVRIGVNGFGRIGRNFTRALLKRPEADVELVAVNDLADAKVLAHLLHYDTVMGPLEAGVKVSDEGIAVNGTAFKVLAERDPAALPWGELGVDVVVESTGIFTNREGASKHLEAGAKKVLISAPATDPDITIVMGVNDDQYDPEKHNILSAASCTTNSVVPMAKILMDNFGIVSGLMTTIHAFTTEQQLQDQVATTRKGVPDLRRMRSGALNIVPASTGAAKATFLVIPELKGKLHGMAMRVPIPVGSVTDLVCVLEKPATADEVNRVFQEAAASQRLKGILVYTEDPIVSSDIVGNPASCTIDGLCTMVMGSMVKVLGWYDNEWGYSNRLIDLIGYIAP; this is translated from the coding sequence ATGACAGTACGCATCGGCGTCAACGGTTTTGGGCGGATAGGGCGGAACTTCACCCGAGCACTGTTGAAGCGTCCCGAAGCGGACGTGGAACTGGTGGCGGTCAACGACCTCGCCGATGCGAAGGTCCTGGCTCACCTGCTGCACTACGACACCGTGATGGGACCCTTGGAGGCAGGGGTCAAGGTGAGCGACGAAGGCATCGCGGTCAATGGCACCGCGTTCAAGGTGCTGGCGGAACGGGATCCGGCGGCTCTGCCCTGGGGGGAGCTCGGCGTCGATGTCGTCGTCGAGTCCACCGGGATCTTCACGAACCGGGAGGGTGCCAGCAAGCACCTTGAGGCGGGCGCCAAGAAGGTGCTCATCTCCGCTCCCGCCACCGACCCCGACATCACCATCGTCATGGGGGTCAACGACGACCAGTACGACCCTGAGAAGCACAACATCCTCTCCGCGGCCTCCTGCACCACGAACTCGGTCGTTCCGATGGCCAAGATCCTCATGGACAACTTCGGCATCGTCAGCGGCCTCATGACCACCATCCACGCCTTCACCACCGAGCAGCAGCTGCAGGACCAGGTGGCCACCACCCGCAAGGGGGTGCCGGACCTGCGCCGCATGCGCTCGGGCGCCCTGAACATCGTCCCGGCCTCCACCGGCGCCGCCAAGGCCACCTTCCTCGTCATCCCCGAGTTGAAGGGCAAGCTGCACGGGATGGCGATGCGGGTCCCGATCCCCGTCGGCAGCGTCACCGACCTGGTGTGCGTGTTGGAGAAGCCAGCCACCGCCGATGAGGTCAACCGGGTCTTCCAGGAGGCCGCCGCCTCGCAGCGCCTCAAGGGCATCCTCGTCTACACCGAGGACCCGATCGTCTCCTCCGACATCGTGGGCAACCCCGCGTCATGCACCATCGACGGGCTGTGCACCATGGTGATGGGCTCGATGGTCAAGGTGCTGGGCTGGTACGACAACGAGTGGGGGTACTCCAACCGCCTGATCGACCTGATCGGCTACATCGCTCCGTGA
- a CDS encoding M50 family metallopeptidase: MSGTLGVIIFIATLVFLVMFHETGHYLAARAFGMKIEEFFFGFGPRLFSWRRGETEYGMKAIPAGGYVKIAGMAELQLVHDADPGRGEHEGNREGNREGGGRTRMRVVETSGDPSEEHRMFRNKPAWQRAIVLVAGSTTHFILAFLLLTFSFAALGTIGNPTTTLNSVSATQGSLTGTIGPAARAGMQPGDTIVGADGAPVANWDAFSKVIRSHANEPVTLQVRRHGRLITLTVTPESKPNPDAKAEPKTIGFIGVSARVKEDRQALPKAAWSGISGVGTLMWTSVQGIGDLFSPSGLHQLFSAVSNGQQPSGSSGASGTNSSSGSTAVGLVGGARLAGDAAKTGQGQALIEVLAVFIVFLGVINLAPLPPLDGGHLLILGIEKLRGRAVDSRKVAPVAALVLSLLVTLSLVVLYLDVFHPAANPFQ, from the coding sequence ATGAGCGGCACCCTGGGCGTGATCATCTTCATCGCCACCCTGGTGTTCCTGGTGATGTTCCACGAGACCGGGCACTACCTGGCGGCCCGCGCCTTCGGCATGAAGATCGAGGAGTTCTTCTTCGGCTTCGGCCCCCGGCTGTTCTCCTGGCGCCGGGGCGAGACCGAGTACGGGATGAAGGCGATCCCGGCCGGCGGGTACGTGAAGATCGCCGGCATGGCCGAGCTGCAGCTGGTGCACGACGCCGACCCTGGCCGGGGCGAGCACGAGGGCAACCGGGAGGGCAACCGGGAGGGGGGAGGCCGGACCCGGATGCGGGTGGTCGAAACCTCGGGCGACCCTTCCGAGGAGCACCGGATGTTCCGCAACAAGCCCGCCTGGCAGCGGGCCATCGTGCTGGTCGCCGGGTCCACCACCCACTTCATCCTGGCCTTCCTCCTGCTGACCTTCTCCTTCGCCGCCCTGGGCACCATCGGCAATCCCACCACCACGCTCAACTCGGTCAGCGCCACGCAGGGCTCCCTGACCGGCACCATCGGGCCGGCGGCGCGGGCGGGCATGCAGCCCGGCGACACGATCGTCGGGGCGGACGGCGCCCCGGTGGCCAACTGGGATGCGTTCTCCAAGGTGATCCGCAGCCACGCCAACGAGCCGGTGACCCTGCAGGTGCGCCGGCACGGCCGGCTGATCACCCTGACGGTGACGCCGGAGTCCAAGCCCAACCCGGACGCCAAGGCCGAGCCCAAGACCATCGGGTTCATCGGCGTCTCGGCCCGGGTCAAGGAGGACCGCCAGGCCCTGCCTAAGGCGGCGTGGTCGGGGATCAGCGGGGTGGGCACCCTGATGTGGACCAGCGTGCAGGGGATCGGCGACCTGTTCTCGCCCTCGGGCCTGCACCAGCTCTTCTCGGCGGTCAGCAACGGCCAGCAGCCATCCGGGTCGAGCGGCGCGTCGGGTACCAACTCGTCGTCCGGGAGCACCGCCGTCGGCCTGGTGGGGGGTGCCCGGCTGGCAGGCGACGCCGCCAAGACCGGCCAGGGTCAGGCCCTCATCGAGGTGCTGGCGGTGTTCATCGTCTTCCTCGGCGTGATCAACCTCGCCCCGCTGCCCCCGCTCGACGGGGGCCACCTGCTGATTCTGGGCATCGAGAAGCTCCGCGGCCGGGCGGTGGACTCCCGGAAGGTCGCCCCGGTGGCCGCCCTGGTGCTGAGCCTGCTGGTGACCTTGAGCCTGGTGGTGCTGTACCTCGACGTGTTCCACCCGGCAGCCAACCCGTTCCAGTAG
- the dxr gene encoding 1-deoxy-D-xylulose-5-phosphate reductoisomerase yields MQDLFGDDEPVPIAVLGSTGSIGRQALDVVRDHPGRFRVAALSAHSDRDTLLEQAKEFDVGLVGLTSGDLGGLPDHVRTVSGDGAAAEVAEEAGATVVLNAVVGAAGLQATLATLRAGRILALANKESLVAAGELVMAKAGPGQIRPVDSEHSALWQLLAATRPDHVRKAILTGSGGPFRGRSAAELESVTVEQALAHPVWSMGPKITVDSATLMNKGLEVIEAHFLFGFTYDEIEVVIHPQSTVHALVETLDGAVFVHAAPPDMRLPIQVALGWPDRFSPGGSQQAKHLDWASLGALSFEAPDRATFRCLDLAYDAGRKGDTYPAAMNAANEVAVQAFLAGALTFPSIAGVVEGVLEGHEPAAASLEAVLDADARARAGAAALIEEMRG; encoded by the coding sequence GTGCAAGATCTGTTCGGCGACGACGAGCCAGTGCCCATCGCCGTCCTCGGCTCGACCGGGTCGATTGGCCGCCAGGCGCTGGATGTGGTCCGGGACCATCCGGGCCGGTTCCGGGTGGCGGCCCTGAGCGCGCACTCCGACCGCGACACCCTCCTCGAGCAGGCCAAGGAGTTCGATGTTGGCCTGGTGGGCCTGACCTCCGGCGACCTGGGGGGGCTGCCCGACCATGTGCGGACCGTCAGCGGCGACGGGGCGGCGGCGGAGGTCGCCGAGGAGGCGGGCGCCACCGTGGTGCTGAATGCGGTGGTGGGTGCCGCCGGCCTGCAGGCCACGCTGGCCACCCTCCGGGCCGGGCGGATCCTCGCCCTCGCCAACAAGGAAAGCCTGGTGGCCGCCGGCGAGCTGGTGATGGCCAAGGCCGGGCCCGGCCAGATCCGGCCGGTGGACAGCGAGCACTCCGCCCTCTGGCAGCTCCTCGCCGCCACCCGGCCCGACCACGTGCGCAAGGCGATCCTCACCGGCAGCGGCGGCCCGTTCCGGGGTCGCTCGGCCGCCGAGCTGGAGTCCGTGACCGTCGAGCAGGCGCTGGCCCATCCGGTGTGGTCCATGGGGCCGAAGATCACCGTGGACTCGGCGACGCTGATGAACAAGGGCCTCGAGGTGATCGAGGCGCACTTCCTGTTCGGGTTCACCTACGACGAGATCGAGGTCGTGATCCACCCGCAGAGCACGGTGCACGCCCTGGTCGAGACGCTGGACGGGGCGGTGTTCGTCCACGCCGCCCCCCCCGACATGCGCCTCCCCATCCAGGTCGCCCTCGGCTGGCCGGACCGCTTCTCGCCCGGGGGGAGCCAGCAGGCCAAGCATCTGGACTGGGCGTCGCTCGGGGCGCTCAGCTTCGAGGCCCCGGATCGGGCAACCTTCCGCTGCCTGGATCTGGCCTACGACGCCGGCCGGAAGGGCGACACCTACCCGGCGGCGATGAATGCCGCCAACGAGGTGGCAGTGCAGGCCTTCCTGGCCGGGGCGCTCACCTTCCCGAGCATTGCCGGCGTGGTGGAAGGCGTGCTGGAGGGTCACGAACCGGCTGCAGCCAGCTTGGAGGCGGTCCTGGATGCCGATGCCCGAGCCCGGGCCGGCGCCGCCGCCCTGATCGAGGAGATGCGTGGATGA
- a CDS encoding phosphatidate cytidylyltransferase: MPDTPQPPRPPRPHLAPVRRPTPAPEAPVPAPGAHPPRKGGDLVSRLVTGVVLAGVAIGLGVIGPPALLVLLVALVGVAQGEFYLAVRKAGYQPATALGLVAGATLLVAAYRRGESVVPVVAFLTLALAFVWHAWGREKGRALADLAVTMLGVAYIPLLASFAAAALHLHKGRGILLATIGAAAIYDIAAYFGGRSFGHNPLAPRISPKKTREGAAIATVAVIVLSAMIAPLLGPWGIGGAALLGALVALAAPLGDLFESVLKRDLGIKDMGSILPGHGGVLDRIDAIVFCMPVAYLSLRVFGLR, from the coding sequence ATGCCCGACACCCCCCAGCCGCCGCGCCCACCACGGCCCCACCTCGCACCGGTCCGCCGGCCCACCCCCGCCCCGGAGGCGCCGGTGCCCGCGCCCGGTGCCCACCCGCCCAGGAAGGGCGGCGACCTGGTCTCCCGGCTCGTCACCGGCGTGGTCCTGGCCGGCGTCGCCATCGGGCTCGGCGTCATCGGCCCCCCCGCCCTCCTGGTGCTCCTGGTGGCCCTGGTGGGCGTCGCCCAGGGCGAGTTCTACCTGGCGGTCCGCAAGGCCGGGTACCAGCCGGCCACCGCCCTCGGCCTCGTCGCCGGGGCCACGCTGCTGGTCGCCGCCTACCGCCGGGGCGAGTCGGTCGTGCCCGTCGTGGCCTTCCTGACCCTGGCGCTGGCCTTCGTCTGGCACGCCTGGGGCCGGGAGAAGGGCCGGGCGCTGGCCGACTTGGCCGTCACGATGCTCGGCGTCGCCTACATCCCCCTGCTGGCGAGCTTCGCCGCCGCCGCCCTCCATCTGCACAAGGGCCGGGGAATCCTCCTGGCCACGATCGGCGCCGCCGCGATCTACGACATCGCCGCCTACTTCGGGGGCCGCAGTTTCGGGCACAACCCCCTGGCCCCGCGCATCTCGCCCAAGAAGACCCGGGAGGGCGCCGCCATCGCCACGGTGGCCGTCATCGTGCTGAGCGCCATGATCGCCCCGCTGCTGGGCCCGTGGGGGATCGGCGGGGCCGCGCTCCTCGGCGCCCTGGTGGCCCTCGCCGCCCCGCTGGGCGACCTGTTCGAGTCCGTGCTGAAGCGGGACCTGGGGATCAAGGACATGGGGTCCATCCTGCCGGGCCACGGCGGGGTGCTCGACCGCATCGACGCCATCGTGTTCTGCATGCCGGTCGCCTACCTGTCGCTGCGGGTCTTCGGGCTCCGCTAG
- the frr gene encoding ribosome recycling factor translates to MGETVDDTEELLDAEEKMRKALQVTREELSVIRTGRASPRLVERIDVEYYGSKVPLNQIAGISVPEARMLVVTPYDRSALGAIEKAIQSSDLGINPSNDGTIIRLTFPPLTQDRRKDLIKVVRERAEEGRVAVRNVRRHAKEHMEHRQKDGEISEDDLRRHEKELQRVTDRFIAEVDEVVVAKEQELKEV, encoded by the coding sequence ATGGGAGAGACCGTGGACGACACCGAGGAGCTGCTCGACGCCGAAGAGAAGATGCGCAAGGCCCTGCAGGTCACCCGGGAGGAGCTCTCGGTCATCCGCACCGGACGGGCGTCGCCCCGCCTCGTCGAGCGGATCGACGTGGAGTACTACGGCTCCAAGGTCCCGCTCAACCAGATCGCCGGGATCTCGGTGCCCGAGGCACGGATGCTGGTGGTCACGCCCTACGACCGCAGCGCCCTGGGGGCCATTGAGAAGGCCATCCAGTCCTCCGATCTCGGGATCAATCCCAGCAACGACGGCACGATCATCCGCCTCACATTCCCGCCCCTCACCCAGGACCGGCGCAAGGACCTCATCAAGGTCGTCCGGGAGCGGGCCGAGGAGGGCCGGGTGGCGGTGCGCAACGTGCGCCGGCACGCCAAGGAACACATGGAGCACCGCCAGAAGGACGGCGAGATCTCCGAGGACGACCTCCGCCGCCACGAGAAGGAGCTGCAGCGGGTGACCGACCGCTTCATTGCCGAGGTGGACGAAGTGGTCGTCGCCAAGGAGCAGGAGCTCAAGGAGGTCTGA